In the genome of Saprospira sp. CCB-QB6, one region contains:
- a CDS encoding VWA domain-containing protein — translation MRTSFFYIFLLFCLSSFEVKAQGELMSTQTHEAYNNYVIYSNELVHALHIMESDFAYLNMAFNEYIEQGEKEIAFEQRIILRNYDYFPILPRDLYVKLYDDNFYIPPKERGKPLELIGQYHKLIEELEEIYEALAQYLESGRYRSDEKLLQGYKYLERIELLYYDAYALEEKLYWRLDASFNHYKVPVRNQLYANILSELEDLWQEGRRISRGVRAKDRSAGFKANCMYFENLIFKLKKDKEQYLGSIPKDEEILRDYYEQMINRAELLLADARSYLAQTKYQNKPLGADFHYYRDMLSHYNRYGNGLTALYNKMLHYTTEPKLIADELPPIFELKYPNHPAFDSLRKDSIADPTWVLAQLEKNRQDSITRADSLAKIKMQMPQVGDPSLEGFAANNLIFLIDISSSMGDEEKLPLLKNSLTQLLSLMRKEDNISIIAYSDKAELLLPPISGQEQEKIIGILEKLQVRSSSNADLGLNKAYLLARESFIEGGNNRIIMATDGNFSIDKKTERLIRKSARRDIQLSIFYFSEKEYDYVKNNLQEIALWGEGSYNYITTQNARKALLLEAQSVRNTP, via the coding sequence ATGAGAACATCATTTTTTTATATTTTCCTGTTATTTTGTCTTTCTTCTTTTGAAGTCAAGGCACAGGGCGAACTCATGTCGACACAGACCCATGAGGCTTACAACAACTATGTGATTTATAGCAATGAGTTGGTGCATGCCTTACATATCATGGAAAGTGATTTTGCCTACTTGAATATGGCCTTTAATGAGTATATAGAGCAGGGTGAAAAAGAGATTGCTTTTGAGCAAAGAATCATTTTAAGGAACTACGATTACTTTCCCATTTTACCTCGAGATCTTTATGTCAAGCTCTATGATGACAACTTTTATATTCCACCTAAAGAGCGGGGAAAACCATTGGAGTTAATCGGTCAATATCACAAACTGATAGAAGAACTAGAAGAAATTTATGAGGCTTTGGCGCAGTACTTAGAGTCGGGGCGCTATCGTTCTGATGAAAAATTATTACAGGGCTATAAATATTTGGAGCGTATTGAGTTGTTGTACTATGATGCTTATGCTTTAGAAGAGAAGTTATATTGGCGTTTAGATGCTAGCTTTAATCATTATAAAGTTCCAGTACGAAATCAATTATATGCTAATATTCTTTCAGAGCTAGAAGATCTTTGGCAGGAAGGGCGTCGGATTAGTCGCGGGGTAAGAGCTAAAGATCGGAGTGCTGGCTTTAAGGCCAACTGCATGTATTTTGAGAACTTAATTTTTAAGCTAAAAAAAGACAAAGAGCAATATTTAGGAAGCATTCCCAAGGACGAAGAAATTCTGCGCGATTATTATGAGCAAATGATTAACCGAGCAGAGTTACTCCTTGCCGATGCTCGATCTTATCTAGCCCAAACAAAATATCAAAATAAGCCTTTGGGGGCTGACTTTCATTACTATAGAGATATGCTTAGTCACTACAACCGCTACGGAAATGGCCTGACGGCGCTCTATAATAAGATGTTGCATTATACTACAGAGCCTAAACTCATCGCGGATGAGCTCCCTCCTATTTTTGAGCTTAAATACCCCAATCATCCTGCGTTTGACTCGCTGCGAAAAGATAGCATTGCAGATCCTACTTGGGTATTGGCCCAGCTAGAAAAAAATAGACAAGATAGTATTACTCGGGCAGATAGTTTGGCTAAGATTAAAATGCAGATGCCTCAAGTAGGAGATCCTAGTTTAGAGGGCTTTGCCGCTAATAACTTGATTTTCCTTATTGATATTTCCTCTTCTATGGGCGATGAAGAGAAACTCCCACTGCTAAAAAACTCTTTGACCCAACTATTATCGCTAATGCGCAAAGAAGACAATATCTCCATTATTGCCTATTCTGATAAAGCAGAGCTGCTTCTTCCCCCTATTTCTGGCCAAGAACAAGAAAAAATTATTGGCATTTTAGAAAAGCTGCAAGTCCGCAGCAGTAGTAATGCCGATTTGGGCCTTAATAAGGCCTATCTCCTCGCTCGCGAAAGCTTTATTGAAGGAGGCAATAACCGCATTATTATGGCTACCGATGGCAACTTTAGTATTGACAAAAAAACGGAGCGCTTAATTCGCAAGAGTGCTCGCAGAGACATACAACTCAGCATTTTCTACTTTTCAGAAAAGGAATATGATTATGTAAAGAATAATCTGCAAGAAATTGCCCTTTGGGGAGAGGGAAGTTATAATTACATCACCACCCAAAATGCCAGAAAAGCCTTACTCCTAGAGGCCCAATCCGTGCGAAACACTCCCTAA
- a CDS encoding aspartate-semialdehyde dehydrogenase: protein MKLALVGATGMVGQVMLKLIEERNLPISELLPVASARSKGKTVRFKGQDVPVLLAEEALAKKPNLALFSAGGSTSLELAPKFAAIGCKVIDNSSAFRMDQDKPLIVPEVNLDQLTADDFIIANPNCSTIQLLLALWPLEKQYGLERVLVSTYQSMTGTGMKALQQYQEELQGQQPENPAYPHPIFENCLPHCDVFVEDGYTKEEIKLLNESRKIMNLPELRLSATAVRVPVMGGHSEAVNIALKTPFELADIRELLAQSPGVIVQDNPSENIYPMPLSAKGKDEVFVGRIRRDFSQKNGLHLWIVADNLHKGAATNALQIAEALIEKGWL from the coding sequence ATGAAATTAGCCCTTGTCGGTGCCACCGGAATGGTCGGCCAAGTGATGTTGAAACTCATCGAAGAACGCAATTTGCCCATTAGTGAGCTCTTACCCGTAGCCTCTGCCCGCTCCAAAGGCAAAACGGTCCGCTTTAAGGGCCAAGATGTTCCCGTCCTCCTCGCCGAAGAAGCCCTCGCCAAAAAACCAAATTTGGCCCTTTTCTCTGCCGGCGGAAGCACTTCTCTAGAGCTAGCCCCAAAATTTGCCGCTATCGGCTGTAAGGTGATCGATAATTCTTCTGCCTTCCGTATGGACCAAGATAAACCCCTCATTGTTCCTGAGGTGAATCTGGACCAACTCACAGCCGATGACTTTATTATCGCTAATCCGAACTGCTCTACTATTCAGTTGTTGTTGGCCCTTTGGCCCCTAGAAAAACAGTATGGCTTAGAACGAGTTCTGGTTTCTACCTATCAGTCTATGACGGGAACAGGCATGAAGGCCCTCCAACAATATCAAGAGGAATTACAGGGCCAACAACCCGAAAACCCCGCTTATCCTCACCCTATTTTTGAAAACTGTCTGCCCCATTGCGATGTTTTTGTAGAAGATGGTTATACTAAGGAGGAGATAAAGTTGTTGAACGAAAGCCGTAAAATCATGAATTTGCCCGAACTTCGTCTCAGCGCTACGGCGGTCCGCGTACCTGTTATGGGCGGCCATTCCGAAGCCGTAAACATTGCCCTGAAAACGCCCTTTGAACTCGCTGATATTCGCGAATTGTTGGCCCAATCTCCAGGCGTGATTGTCCAAGATAATCCCAGCGAAAATATCTATCCCATGCCACTATCGGCCAAGGGAAAAGATGAGGTTTTTGTAGGCCGCATCCGCCGTGATTTTTCTCAGAAAAATGGCTTGCATCTTTGGATCGTTGCCGATAACTTACACAAGGGCGCAGCCACCAATGCCCTGCAAATTGCAGAAGCGCTAATTGAAAAGGGCTGGCTATAA
- a CDS encoding TonB-dependent receptor: MRNLYFLLCFWPVFVWGQNYQIHGEVYDYESHELVIGLPVLLLPDSMAQLTNFEGHFHFELAADLGDSIDLQAFGQEGSFVQRTIVLGVEKDIHIHLYLAADANCLRCQEVDVVLVQEQDLGPKPQPSQELLNADDIRENLAGNLANTLAEIPGVSALSVGVGMAKPIIRGQMGNRVQLLEGNLAQEGQQWGNDHGLAIDALSVDRIELSKGASSLRYGSDALGGSIRLLPTKVAPHNSWQGQVLLLGKSNNEHWGLNLQLGRNWHNYFWQLQYSEQRYGDYRVPADEFVYQGFVLPLYEQRLKNTAGQERSGKLILGKLWKKGSLRWTNSLYQMKGGLFSGAMGIPRAYELQPDGNWRDIDFPSQSIRHLKSFLNFNYQLTERDALYIDLGWQQNLRQEFAFPHLHNRPADANDRLALALNLATFSGRVELRQDYKAWALAYGISGQQQRNERGGFDFLIPAFVQSKLGAFALGHWVNKEERLGLDFGLRLDYQQMQSTAFAQYFDVDGQNISLGAGALERQFWGSSASVGLWRKLNAWSNLQAQLSKSFRPPHPVELLSDGVHHGSFRHEKGDSSLGPESGYQLDASWSWRKGNFGLLAEAYAHYFDGYLYLSPAPRFSPLPDAGQLYEYEQQDALFSGLELRYDYRYKGVKWKQSLEYLYSYGLETALPLPFSPPFSVRSQLAWGKDWRPKKGLKHLELALGHRYWAAQNQVARNEKRTPAASLWDLRLDLDFVWGKQPLSVRLLAQNLFNTPYLAHLSRYRQLELPEQGRNLQLQISLPIIVRD, encoded by the coding sequence ATGCGCAATTTATACTTTTTACTTTGTTTTTGGCCTGTTTTCGTTTGGGGTCAAAATTATCAGATTCATGGCGAGGTTTACGATTATGAGAGCCATGAGTTGGTTATAGGGCTACCCGTTCTCCTTTTGCCAGATAGTATGGCCCAATTGACTAATTTTGAGGGACATTTTCATTTTGAGTTAGCAGCTGATTTGGGGGATAGTATTGATCTGCAGGCTTTTGGACAGGAGGGGAGTTTTGTGCAGCGCACTATCGTTTTGGGGGTAGAAAAAGACATTCATATTCATTTATATTTAGCTGCAGATGCGAATTGTTTGCGCTGTCAAGAGGTGGATGTCGTTTTGGTACAGGAGCAAGATTTGGGGCCTAAGCCGCAGCCCTCTCAAGAGTTGTTGAATGCGGATGATATCCGAGAGAATTTAGCGGGCAACTTAGCCAATACCTTAGCCGAAATTCCAGGGGTTTCGGCTCTTTCGGTAGGGGTGGGGATGGCCAAGCCGATTATTCGGGGACAGATGGGCAATCGGGTACAATTGCTAGAGGGCAATCTGGCCCAAGAAGGGCAACAGTGGGGCAACGATCACGGCTTAGCCATTGATGCTTTGAGTGTTGATCGCATAGAGTTGAGTAAGGGCGCAAGTAGTTTGCGCTATGGCTCTGATGCTTTGGGCGGAAGTATTCGCTTGCTGCCAACTAAGGTCGCTCCACACAATAGTTGGCAGGGACAAGTCTTGCTTTTAGGCAAAAGCAATAATGAGCATTGGGGGCTAAACCTGCAATTGGGCCGCAACTGGCACAACTACTTTTGGCAACTGCAATATAGTGAACAGCGCTATGGCGACTATCGAGTGCCCGCCGATGAATTTGTCTATCAAGGCTTTGTTTTGCCTTTGTATGAACAACGCTTGAAGAATACGGCAGGGCAGGAGCGTTCGGGCAAGTTGATCTTGGGCAAACTCTGGAAAAAAGGGAGTTTGCGTTGGACCAACAGCCTATATCAGATGAAGGGCGGTTTATTTTCTGGGGCGATGGGGATTCCCAGAGCCTATGAGTTACAGCCCGATGGCAACTGGCGAGATATTGATTTTCCCTCCCAATCTATTCGACACCTCAAGTCTTTTCTCAATTTTAATTATCAGCTGACGGAGCGGGATGCCTTGTATATTGATTTAGGTTGGCAGCAGAATTTGCGTCAAGAGTTTGCTTTTCCACATTTGCACAACCGCCCAGCCGATGCTAATGACCGCTTGGCCTTAGCGCTCAATTTGGCTACTTTTTCGGGCCGTGTAGAGCTGCGGCAAGACTACAAAGCTTGGGCACTAGCTTATGGTATTTCGGGCCAGCAACAAAGGAATGAAAGAGGTGGCTTCGACTTTTTGATTCCCGCTTTTGTGCAGAGCAAGCTAGGCGCTTTTGCCTTGGGCCATTGGGTAAATAAAGAGGAGCGTTTGGGCCTTGATTTTGGCTTGCGTCTAGATTATCAACAAATGCAGTCTACTGCTTTTGCGCAATACTTTGATGTCGATGGGCAAAATATTAGCTTGGGGGCTGGGGCCTTGGAACGACAGTTTTGGGGGAGCTCGGCCAGTGTTGGACTTTGGAGAAAACTGAATGCTTGGTCTAATTTACAAGCACAACTCAGCAAAAGTTTTCGCCCCCCGCATCCCGTAGAGTTATTGAGTGATGGGGTGCACCACGGTAGTTTTCGCCACGAAAAGGGCGACAGTAGCTTAGGCCCCGAATCTGGCTATCAATTAGATGCGAGCTGGAGCTGGCGCAAGGGCAATTTTGGCCTTTTGGCCGAGGCCTATGCGCATTATTTTGATGGCTATTTGTACTTATCGCCCGCCCCTCGCTTTTCGCCCTTACCCGATGCGGGCCAATTGTATGAATATGAGCAGCAGGATGCTTTGTTTTCGGGCCTAGAACTGCGCTATGATTATCGCTATAAAGGCGTTAAGTGGAAGCAGTCTTTGGAGTATTTATATAGCTATGGGCTAGAAACGGCTTTGCCCCTGCCTTTTTCTCCGCCCTTTTCTGTTCGCTCTCAATTGGCTTGGGGCAAAGATTGGAGGCCCAAAAAGGGGCTGAAGCATTTGGAACTGGCCTTGGGACATCGTTATTGGGCCGCTCAAAATCAAGTGGCTCGAAATGAGAAGCGCACGCCTGCAGCTTCTCTTTGGGATCTGCGTCTAGATTTGGATTTTGTTTGGGGCAAGCAGCCTTTGTCTGTCCGATTATTGGCCCAAAACCTATTCAATACGCCTTATTTGGCCCATTTGAGCCGCTATCGACAGCTAGAGTTGCCCGAACAGGGCCGCAACCTACAACTGCAAATTTCGCTTCCGATTATTGTCCGAGATTAA
- a CDS encoding methylmalonyl-CoA mutase family protein yields the protein MSLKNKINWAEFEGLSTEEWKASIEKFLKGKPLESLQQSIEAAYSISPFYRKGEVEPLVLPQLDAPKTWAIAEKIEVAGDLAASQKAVAEALNGGANMLILDFQKGKGKDIKEVLQGVHLNMISLKMQGEALGIFAEDYLRELGRFSYSSDLDLLLAGNSFQALSWQQLYGGTYPKLRAFQINISLKDGAITALSDALMEIKFAFEELRAAGAPPWDAQHYFQINFELEENYFRSIAAIRAFKRLWLGVLEAQGLEKVVWPWIHAQAAVAERKKDLYWQMIANSTQALAAAVGQVHSLELPILGTAEQRPFARRIARNVQHLLQLESHLNEVQDPAAGAYYIETYSQILIKASWEQFLEKA from the coding sequence ATGTCTTTAAAGAATAAAATAAATTGGGCTGAATTTGAGGGCCTAAGTACAGAAGAATGGAAAGCCAGCATTGAAAAATTTCTCAAGGGAAAGCCATTAGAGAGTCTTCAACAGAGTATTGAGGCGGCTTACAGCATTTCGCCTTTTTATCGGAAGGGAGAAGTGGAGCCCTTGGTTTTGCCCCAGTTAGATGCGCCTAAAACTTGGGCTATTGCGGAAAAAATTGAGGTAGCTGGCGATTTGGCGGCTAGTCAAAAAGCGGTAGCCGAAGCATTAAATGGCGGGGCGAACATGCTTATTTTGGATTTTCAGAAGGGCAAGGGCAAGGATATAAAAGAAGTTTTGCAGGGCGTTCATTTGAACATGATTAGCTTAAAGATGCAGGGCGAGGCCTTAGGTATTTTTGCAGAGGATTATTTGCGAGAGTTAGGTCGTTTTAGTTACTCTTCGGATTTAGATTTGTTATTGGCGGGTAATAGTTTTCAGGCCTTATCTTGGCAACAATTGTATGGTGGCACCTATCCCAAGTTGCGGGCTTTTCAGATCAATATTTCCTTAAAAGATGGGGCGATTACGGCCTTATCTGATGCTTTGATGGAGATTAAGTTTGCATTTGAGGAATTGCGTGCTGCGGGGGCTCCGCCTTGGGATGCACAGCATTATTTTCAGATTAACTTTGAGTTGGAGGAAAACTACTTCCGTTCTATTGCTGCAATTCGGGCATTTAAGCGGCTTTGGTTGGGCGTATTGGAGGCTCAGGGATTGGAGAAAGTCGTTTGGCCATGGATACATGCGCAGGCTGCGGTGGCAGAGCGTAAAAAAGACTTGTATTGGCAGATGATTGCGAATAGTACGCAGGCCTTGGCTGCGGCTGTGGGGCAGGTACATAGTTTAGAGTTGCCTATATTGGGAACGGCAGAGCAGCGTCCTTTTGCTCGTCGGATTGCTCGTAATGTGCAACATTTATTGCAGTTAGAAAGTCATCTTAATGAAGTTCAGGATCCTGCTGCGGGGGCTTATTATATTGAAACATACAGCCAAATTTTAATTAAGGCGAGTTGGGAACAGTTTTTAGAGAAAGCCTAA
- a CDS encoding mechanosensitive ion channel family protein, which produces MFEQILVYWKHYLGQDWNDWQIKLALSVVLWLLFSLLKRLLKNSVARRLKANPVARYNWNKGISYILNGLLLLSLAFLWANQFESFATFLGLLSAGLAIAFRDPIVNMAGWYYIVFRKPFKVGDRIQVGDKTGDVIDIKLFDFVMLELGNWVHSDQSTGRLLSIPNMRVFNTDIANYNATLDFIWNELELDITFDSNWVKAKEILTEILNQKAPTYYEQARENLRNMSGEYLIYYNKLTPIVYTSVEREGIRFSLRYLCPPKQRRGSAQQIWESILIAFAEAEDIDWAYPSQRIIGWPEKEK; this is translated from the coding sequence ATGTTTGAGCAAATATTGGTGTATTGGAAGCACTATTTGGGACAGGATTGGAATGATTGGCAGATCAAGTTGGCTTTATCGGTTGTTTTGTGGCTGTTATTTAGTCTGCTCAAGCGCTTGTTAAAAAACTCAGTAGCTAGGCGATTGAAGGCCAATCCCGTGGCTAGGTACAATTGGAACAAGGGAATTTCCTATATCCTCAATGGGCTATTATTATTGTCCTTGGCTTTTTTGTGGGCCAATCAGTTTGAGTCCTTTGCCACCTTTTTGGGCTTATTATCGGCGGGTTTGGCCATTGCGTTTAGGGATCCGATTGTGAACATGGCGGGTTGGTATTACATCGTCTTTAGGAAGCCCTTTAAGGTAGGGGATCGGATACAGGTGGGGGATAAGACGGGAGATGTGATAGACATCAAGTTATTTGATTTTGTGATGTTGGAATTGGGGAACTGGGTGCATAGTGATCAGAGCACGGGCCGTTTGTTGTCTATTCCTAATATGCGAGTTTTCAATACGGATATAGCTAATTACAATGCGACCTTAGACTTCATTTGGAATGAGTTGGAGTTGGATATTACCTTTGACAGCAATTGGGTTAAGGCCAAGGAGATCTTGACAGAGATCCTTAACCAAAAGGCGCCTACATATTATGAGCAAGCTAGGGAGAATTTGCGGAACATGAGTGGGGAGTATTTGATTTACTATAATAAATTGACGCCAATCGTTTATACTTCGGTAGAGCGGGAGGGGATACGGTTTTCCTTGCGTTATCTTTGTCCACCTAAACAGCGACGGGGTTCGGCCCAGCAAATTTGGGAGAGCATCTTAATTGCATTTGCGGAGGCGGAAGATATTGATTGGGCATATCCTAGCCAGCGCATAATAGGTTGGCCAGAAAAAGAAAAATAA
- a CDS encoding septal ring lytic transglycosylase RlpA family protein, translated as MKQILFIFLLSFSLQWASANNNDLPPAEVGIATFYDDSFHGRKTACSGETYDKTKLTAAHKTLPCGTVIRVTHAGNKKSVTVRVIDRGPYIAGQIVSLSKAAAEEIGLLADGQAKVKVEVVSAQQSSAKAVKKEAAAPKAEAKVAQKAAARQLAPASKPAVKSTQADGLNIIKEASALDKGGLYKMQVLKLEPKGFGVQVAGYSDYESVVQQVAVLQKNWFKGALVYADELNGKPYYKIIMGPFFTKAEAESYRKNLQKKYNLKGAFVVELDKLDK; from the coding sequence ATGAAACAAATCCTCTTTATTTTTTTGCTGAGTTTCAGCTTACAATGGGCTTCGGCCAACAATAATGACTTGCCCCCTGCGGAAGTGGGGATTGCCACCTTTTACGATGACAGTTTTCATGGTCGGAAAACTGCTTGTAGTGGAGAGACTTATGATAAAACGAAATTGACGGCGGCGCATAAAACCTTGCCTTGTGGGACGGTTATTCGGGTGACGCATGCGGGCAATAAGAAATCGGTGACTGTTCGGGTGATTGATCGTGGGCCATATATTGCGGGTCAGATTGTGTCTTTATCTAAGGCTGCGGCGGAAGAGATTGGCTTATTGGCGGATGGTCAGGCCAAGGTAAAAGTGGAGGTAGTGAGTGCTCAGCAGAGCAGTGCCAAGGCGGTAAAAAAGGAGGCGGCAGCGCCAAAAGCGGAGGCAAAAGTAGCGCAAAAGGCGGCGGCTCGTCAGCTAGCGCCAGCCTCTAAGCCAGCGGTAAAGAGTACACAGGCAGATGGTTTGAACATCATCAAAGAGGCCTCGGCTTTGGATAAGGGGGGCTTGTATAAGATGCAGGTCTTGAAATTGGAGCCCAAGGGATTTGGGGTACAGGTTGCGGGTTATAGCGACTATGAGTCGGTAGTGCAGCAGGTGGCTGTTTTGCAGAAAAATTGGTTTAAGGGGGCATTAGTTTATGCGGATGAGTTGAATGGCAAGCCCTATTACAAGATTATTATGGGGCCATTTTTCACTAAGGCAGAGGCGGAGAGTTATCGGAAGAACTTGCAGAAAAAGTATAATTTGAAAGGGGCCTTTGTTGTCGAGTTAGACAAATTGGACAAATAA
- the porN gene encoding type IX secretion system ring protein PorN/GldN — protein MNTIHLYLSLALIFVLVQNNFAQEASLPRDGIYQKTWGERPVIHRPELQERDVLWEKRIWREIELGELQNQHFANENRPLIDLLIQALEDQKLSAYNEDFSVRMDYSEAMSYVYKIDTFFVMDLDGGCMGDNWEVVKTRINPKDVTRFRLKEVAYVDKKDGQLKTQILGIAPIRNIYDDNGNFLMASPMFWFHFDELRPVLGQTAAPNRFQDAGQLSWADVFEARQFSSYITKESNLRDLRLQDIYSGTDRLLQAEKIKGKMANYEHDFYGN, from the coding sequence ATGAATACGATCCACCTTTATCTTAGCCTTGCCCTTATCTTTGTTTTGGTCCAAAACAATTTTGCCCAAGAAGCCAGCCTGCCTCGAGATGGCATTTATCAGAAAACTTGGGGAGAACGGCCAGTGATCCATCGGCCAGAGCTGCAAGAAAGAGATGTACTTTGGGAAAAGCGCATCTGGAGAGAAATTGAGTTGGGCGAGCTGCAAAACCAGCATTTTGCCAATGAAAACCGCCCCCTGATTGATCTGCTCATTCAGGCCCTAGAAGACCAAAAATTGAGTGCTTACAATGAAGATTTTTCTGTTCGCATGGATTATTCAGAGGCCATGAGCTATGTCTATAAAATTGATACTTTTTTTGTGATGGACCTAGACGGGGGCTGTATGGGCGATAATTGGGAGGTGGTCAAAACTCGTATCAATCCCAAAGATGTGACTCGTTTCCGTCTTAAAGAAGTGGCTTATGTAGACAAAAAAGATGGGCAACTCAAAACGCAGATTCTAGGCATTGCCCCCATCCGCAATATCTATGACGACAATGGCAACTTTTTGATGGCCAGTCCTATGTTTTGGTTTCATTTTGACGAATTGCGCCCCGTTTTGGGCCAAACAGCGGCCCCCAACCGCTTTCAGGATGCTGGGCAATTGTCTTGGGCCGATGTTTTTGAAGCCCGCCAATTTTCTAGCTACATCACTAAAGAAAGTAATCTGCGCGACCTCCGCCTACAAGATATTTATAGCGGTACAGACCGCCTGCTACAGGCCGAAAAAATCAAGGGTAAAATGGCTAATTATGAACATGACTTTTATGGGAATTAG
- a CDS encoding exodeoxyribonuclease III: MKVLSYNVNGLRAAIRKGFVDWVKENDIDIIGLQEAKALREQVDLEELQAAGYEHIYWHAAEKKGYSGVVVLSKVKADLEVQGMGIERFDKEGRVLRLDFGDWTLLNCYFPSGTSGSVRQEVKYDFLDSIYDWVQELKKERPKILLQGDYNIAHEEIDIHDPKRNKKTSGFLPEERAWMSKWLKEGGFVDSFRQQQPEEQKFSWWSMRSKTARANNKGWRIDYQCVSEALAPAIKGAELLNDAVHSDHCPCLIELDV; the protein is encoded by the coding sequence ATGAAAGTACTATCCTACAATGTAAATGGGCTGAGAGCTGCAATTCGGAAAGGTTTTGTGGATTGGGTGAAGGAAAATGACATTGATATTATTGGCTTGCAAGAAGCCAAGGCTTTGCGTGAACAAGTGGATTTGGAAGAGCTGCAAGCAGCTGGTTATGAGCATATTTATTGGCATGCGGCCGAGAAAAAAGGCTATAGTGGGGTGGTCGTTTTGTCTAAGGTAAAGGCCGATTTGGAAGTGCAGGGCATGGGCATCGAGCGTTTTGATAAAGAGGGCCGTGTTTTGCGTCTAGATTTTGGCGATTGGACCCTGTTGAACTGCTACTTTCCTTCGGGTACATCGGGCTCGGTCCGCCAAGAGGTCAAATATGATTTTTTGGATAGTATTTATGATTGGGTGCAGGAATTGAAAAAAGAGCGGCCCAAAATTTTGCTGCAGGGCGATTATAATATTGCCCATGAAGAAATTGATATTCATGATCCCAAACGGAACAAAAAAACCTCTGGCTTTTTGCCTGAGGAGCGGGCTTGGATGAGCAAATGGCTAAAAGAAGGCGGCTTTGTGGATAGTTTTAGACAGCAACAGCCCGAAGAGCAAAAATTTAGCTGGTGGAGCATGCGCTCCAAAACCGCCAGGGCCAATAACAAAGGCTGGCGCATCGATTATCAGTGCGTTTCAGAAGCTCTGGCCCCTGCCATCAAAGGCGCCGAATTGTTGAATGATGCGGTACATTCTGACCATTGTCCCTGCTTGATTGAGCTGGATGTATAA
- a CDS encoding CIS tube protein, whose protein sequence is MQKVVITGYKDVACQKKTGNAIALQVNPQELQLDYNISYGDKGGSGGDTKTSENAGGESAPIPGAANYETPDLTIETVVDATGVLPDPGGLPTSIGGAVMAAIKFATGTPTVEDYIKKLKDTCYYYVEETHGPPYLTVTWGSVLPSQSTNIVSSKGVYKCQLQSLTVKYVLFSAQGHPVRAELTLKFKGVEDPEARAKGNSPDLSHFIEIKHGDNLPKLCEDIYGSPEFFMAVARINDLPSVYAIEPGMRLLFPPLDKASR, encoded by the coding sequence ATGCAGAAAGTAGTAATCACTGGCTATAAAGATGTTGCTTGCCAAAAAAAGACAGGTAATGCGATTGCCTTGCAAGTTAACCCTCAAGAATTACAGCTCGACTATAATATCTCTTATGGGGATAAAGGGGGGAGTGGTGGAGACACCAAGACCTCTGAAAATGCGGGTGGAGAATCTGCTCCTATTCCTGGTGCAGCTAACTATGAGACGCCTGATTTAACGATTGAGACTGTAGTGGATGCTACGGGGGTTTTGCCCGATCCAGGTGGATTGCCTACGAGTATAGGTGGGGCAGTGATGGCGGCCATTAAATTTGCTACAGGAACGCCAACGGTAGAAGATTATATTAAGAAGTTAAAAGATACCTGTTATTATTATGTAGAAGAAACGCATGGTCCTCCTTACCTAACGGTAACTTGGGGGTCAGTTTTGCCTTCTCAGTCTACTAATATTGTTTCTTCAAAAGGGGTATATAAGTGTCAGCTACAGAGCTTGACGGTTAAGTATGTATTATTTAGTGCGCAGGGGCATCCTGTACGGGCGGAGTTGACTTTAAAGTTTAAGGGGGTTGAAGATCCTGAGGCTCGTGCAAAAGGTAACTCTCCTGACTTGAGTCACTTTATTGAGATTAAGCATGGAGACAATTTGCCTAAGCTTTGTGAAGATATTTATGGTAGTCCTGAGTTTTTTATGGCTGTGGCCAGAATCAATGACTTACCTTCTGTTTATGCGATTGAGCCAGGCATGCGCCTGCTCTTTCCTCCATTAGATAAGGCTTCTCGATAG